The sequence CTTTTTTTCGGGGaatttcagtttgccattatcaatccagttTTGAACGTTGTCGCGAAAcacgacacaattgtttgtcgtatgtttgcttgaattgtggtatttgcaatacaccttccttttaagctcttcggccttaggaatgttgTGACCGGGCCGAAGCTTGATAATTCTTGCGGATAACAGTTGGTCGAAGATCGCGTCagccttggtaatatcaaaagtatagacCTTTGATGGTTTCAACACTCCTTCAGCGGCCGAGCGACTTTTGACTTCTCTAGAATCAACCTGAGTTAATGCCTtacaaacgtatggcttatctattactatctcggcCGCATCCACACTGACGCATTCATCCTCAGTTGACGCATAGCTGACAGTAGGATTTTTGTACAACGTCCCCCGAGATGGCGTTTTCGAAACCTTCTCCTCACGGAGCAAGTAGTCGTACTGTTCAACATgctgggctaattcatacatgtcccgaaagtttgcccccaggaatttctttttatattcgacgtcgaggccattcaaagcaagcctgacgaattcgacttcgggtaagggcactcggcaccaattccggGCCGATTTGAACCTAGTGAGATAGTCCATTGGTGATTCATCAgatgcctgagccatccttgctaatgaagaaactgacatctccatccctggtcgataaaactgctcatggaACTTCTCGACCAACTCTTCCCAGTTCTGGACGGAATTGGGGGGTAGATTAATGTACCAAGcaaatgccgagccggtcaatGAGAAATTGAATAGCCGTAACTTATGAAAGTCACTattgacatctccgcattgcgcagtgaaacgagccacgtgctccaacgaagataaagacgattcaccggcaaaaagactaaaatctgggatcttgaaacCCTTCGGGTACCCAAACGATTCCACGTAAGCTGGGTACGGATGAataaacttaggaaacttcggccctttcttcatggccgggtcaatcatccgctgaacttcggtcatatcaacaggtgttgcttcgaccctctggtcggtcccgtctgacctactattcgaccctcctcctttctccaagttaattggtttgagcaGGGCAGGAATAGGCCCGGCCGGT is a genomic window of Malus domestica chromosome 09, GDT2T_hap1 containing:
- the LOC139188073 gene encoding uncharacterized protein, coding for MTEVQRMIDPAMKKGPKFPKFIHPYPAYVESFGYPKGFKIPDFSLFAGESSLSSLEHVARFTAQCGDVNSDFHKLRLFNFSLTGSAFAWYINLPPNSVQNWEELVEKFHEQFYRPGMEMSVSSLARMAQASDESPMDYLTRFKSARNWCRVPLPEVEFVRLALNGLDVEYKKKFLGANFRDMYELAQHVEQYDYLLREEKVSKTPSRGTLYKNPTVSYASTEDECVSVDAAEIVIDKPYVCKALTQVDSREVKSRSAAEGVLKPSKVYTFDITKADAIFDQLLSARIIKLRPGHNIPKAEELKRKVYCKYHNSSKHTTNNCVVFRDNVQNWIDNGKLKFPEKKMSVDTDPFPTATVNMVDAYLPKDKGKGKAKVVET